The following DNA comes from Neoarius graeffei isolate fNeoGra1 chromosome 25, fNeoGra1.pri, whole genome shotgun sequence.
cggtggtgtagtggttagcgctgtcgcctcacagcaagaaggtcctgggttcgagccccgtggccggcgagggcctttctgtgcggagtttgcatgttctccccgtgtccgcgtgggtttcctccgggtgctccggtttcccccacagtccaaagacatgcaggttaggttaactggtgactctaaattgagcgtaggtgtgaatgtgagtgtgaatggttgtctgtgtctatgtgtcagccctgtgatgacctggcgacttgtccagggtgaaccccgcctttcgcccgtagtcagctgggataggatccagcttgcctgcgaccctgtagaaggataaagcggctagagataatgagatgagatgatttatataggtagcggtctgagtgaatgaccttgacgtccgtaacgtcacagcaggaagtctatcggcctcatcgccatttccgctatactaaaacacagagctgactgcaactccgatcctccattttgagctaatttatcgccaggcgacgtagatgtgttgctggccggtgcagcaacacgacagaaggtggatttacgttgcattcacggcccaagaatgttcaaactgcaaagatttggacgcgttttgcgagaagttcacgggcacattgggcgcctacgaagtggtctctcctctgctctgcacattttactgaagactcgtacgagacctctgatctgttgaggagcgttggctataagcctggattggaagagggtgcagtaccaacaattaaaggaaaagaaaactacaagaaaaggaaagtatataTTTCTTtagtaaaaggaaagtgagttcagttgcaccagttctcctggagtgagccgagggttgttggtaaaacccgggacggaaagggacgtgacatattatcgctcgggcagtgacctccctgtggttgttgataaaaccggtgatgtcccattctgtcccaggttttagtaattgcctgagccgagcagtaatggcagagtactcagtatggagtgaaagagtggagcagccgtctgatttctaaactggatatcgctgccatctcgccctcacatggaagaagcgaatgaacggagaactgaacgaacaactgaaagtcagattgtttcaaaacaatcggccacaagatcggccttcaagaagcgagaacacagacgggtaagctccgactctcatttggataaaaaacaaaaacaactcgttGTTTCCCTgcgtttagattaatccatgtaacttgtattgtgtgtttaagttagcggtataagattatttaatttgcttcagaatgtgattgtctcagttcatctgattatttaatgagtcttttacgttttatcagtgaaaatgcatgcatgtacgtgtatgttgcataagttatagcacccatcctgttttaatgagagccaacccacaatcagtgacgtcaaatcagtcttagttgagcgagtcggtaacgggatttcttactttcaccataaatttttattgatatgactttggtctatagctgtaaaaggcctcggccttaaaaccggttcccgctgtgacgtcacgcgctcagggctggctggctcagcggggcagcgccaatcacaactttgtggtcgattttaactctcaaaaaatatatatatttttattcccacttatgcagcatacaagagtcaaggatggagatactatccactcagaaatttatttaaaaataaaggttctgtgtatctgctttaagcacAGAGCCATCATCTCCCTGGAACTGCAGACCTCTCCCTCTGCACACGGACATTTCCAACAACCCTGGGGAAGAGATGTAGGGATAAAGAGAGTGAGAAGGGTAGGAGGGGGTAGGATGGGGAAGAAGGGGGAAAGGTCAAGAGGGTAAGGGGTTAGGGGTAAAAGGAGTGAGAGGAGTAGGAGGGATAGGATGAGTGAGAGAggtaataaaaacacacacacacattgtccaatctggcaacccgggTAGAAGAGAGGGGAGTGAATCAGCATGCAAACATGGAGATGAGGCAacatgcaaaacacacacacacttattgtaCTTAGGTTTACACAAACAGTAAGCCTTCattttaacatttttattttttatgaacATCACTCACATTTAGCTTTTGATGAGCCTccctgcactgtgtgtgtgtgtgtgtgtgtgtgtgtgtgagactcaaGTGGGTGTGTAATGATATGATAATTTCCCAGTCTATgatacatttgtgtgtgtgtgtgagtgatgtcATGATGGTGTTATGAAGAAAACACTGATGCAAGTTTAAATCTATAAACGCAACAAACAGCAATTTAACAAACAcacatactgtgtgtgtatagatatatacatagagagagagagagagagagagagatacactaaAGAGAAAGTGTACTATCATGAATAATGTTTAGAATAGTACAAAAGTGAGTGTAaactatgtgcgtgtgtgtgatgaATACAGGTtgtactagtgtgtgtgtgtattttaggaGGTGTGGGGGGTTTCCGCCTCACAGTGCACTTATTttaggacagacagatggacaggaaCAGCTGAAGGTGGACAAGTGGAGAGTGGGATGaagaaggagtgtgtgtgtgtgtgttcgttattGGGGCCTGAACACTCATGCAGTTTATGTGATGTTAATGAAACTAGATTATAGAGCTCGATATCACACACAGTATACTCACACACCTGCTGGTAATACAATGGATatcaaaagtttacacaccctgttaaaatagcAGGTTTttctccatccatccgttatctattccacttatccatcagggaagctggagccaatcccagctgacttcaggtgagggtCGGGGTTCACCCCGGgtgggtcaccaatctatcacagggccacACAGAGACCAATAACCATCATACTCACACCCACACCTCTGGGCAATATAGAGTCAACAGTTGGccaaatctacatgtctttggactgtgggaggaaaccggagacccagaggaaacccacacagacatgaggagagaacatgcaaactccacacagaaagaccccagtcaaccatgagattcaaacccagaaccttcttgctgtgaggcaacaatgaaaACCACTGCATCACCGTGCCACACCTAATCAGAAACATTTTAGGGAAAaatcagaaaaataaaaaaagttacaaaaacctggttgcataagtatgtaCACCCATACATGGGGATGTGGCTGTGCTGAGAATGAACCAATCACATTCAGTCTCATTAGCATACAGCTGTCATCAATGAAATTATTCTGATGAACCCCAAATAACAAGCAGCTGATTTTTTCTGCAGGACTTTCTTCACATCTTCTTGGTTTCCTCTGACTGTTGAAGCCATGATCCTCGAAGAGCTCACAGAACATCTGCAGTACAGAAACATCAGAGGAACGACTTCACCAAAAGAACATCAGTGTTTCTGAACAGCCTCGACAGAGCGCACACCCAAGTCCAAACCACCATCAGTGGGGTTCTGAAGCAGGACGCTGAAAAgcactttaaagcagatacgcagaacctttacttttaaatacatttctgagtggatagtatctccatgcttgactcttgtatgctgcataaatgggaataaaaaatatatatttttgagagttaaatttGACCACAAAGTTGTCATTGGCgccgccccactgagccagccagccctgagcgcgtgacgtcacagcgggaaccggttttaaggccgaggccttttacagctatagaccaaagtcatatcaataaacatttatggtgaaagtaagaaatagcgttaccgactcgctcaactaagactgatttgacttcactgattgtgggttggctctcattaaaacaggatgggtgctataacttatgcaacatacatgtacacgcatgcattttcactgataaaacgtaaaagactcattaaataatcagatgaactgagacaatcacattctgaagcaaattaaataatcttataccgctaacttaaacacacaatacaagttacatggattaatctaaacgcAGGGAAACAacatttttatccaaatgagagtcggagcttacccgtctgtgttcttgcttcttgaaggccgatcttgtggccgattgttttgaaacaatccgactttcagttgttcgttcagttctccgttcattcgcttcttccatgtaagggcgagatattgctgctgaggtgaGCATATCCAgccgagaaatcagatggctgctccactcattctccattttctccatactgagtactccgccattactgctcggctcaggcaattactaaaacccgggacggaatgggatgtcaccggttttagcaacaaccgcgaggaggtcactgcccgagcaataatatgtcacattccatcctgggttttaggaacaaccctcggctcacaccccaggaggactggtgcaactgaacttactttaaaaaaaaaaaaaaaaaactttccttttcttgtagttttcttttcctttaattgttggtactgcaccctctttcaatccgggcttatagccaacgctcctcaacagatcagaggtctcgtacgagtcttcagtaaaatgtgcagagcagaggagagaccacttcgtaggcgcccaatgtgcccgtgaacttctcgcaaaacgcgtccaaatctttgcagtttgaacattcttgggccgtgaatgcaacgtaaatccaccttctgtcatgttgctgcaccggccagcaacacatctacgtcgcctggcgataaattagctcaaaatggaggatcagagttgcagtcagctctgtgttttagtctagcggaaatggcgatgagaccgatagacttcctgctgtgacgttacggacgtcaaggtcattcactcagaccgctacctatataaatcactttaatcgtaaacattactacattagatttattgttaacgcttaaaactattcctgtgccattcttgaggtctcaaggcatttataaatgaaagtgaggccgtggctctgcgtatatgctttaatgtAGAGAAATATATCAGTTAGAGATCAAGCAAAGCAGATAAACaggaaataaatacaaatataaaaTCAGAGAAATTTAAATATATGGATCTAAAAAACAAATTTAGACAAGTACAGTTTTAGCAACACTTTTACAGGATTGTTTATGAAGTGAATTCAGGTAGAATAAAGACTTTATTGTGTCCAGcactgcgtgtgtgtgcgtgtgtgtgtgtgtgtgagctgaagTTTCCATGAGGTCCACACCCTGCTGGTTATGAGCTCAGAGTCTTTAAGAGTTCATCACTGAAACACTTCAGCGTTTATgaacatggaacagaaatgacACTTCATTAGTGTGGTCACATGACCTTGACTTTAACATGTGCTCCTGCACTGGACCCGACCCAGCGAACACTCAGTGTTGGTGCAGCTCGGTTCAGGAACTAGTCCGAACCCAGAAGTGCACAGTGGAACCTGAGGAAGTGGGCGGAGACTAACAGTGCAGTGAATTAGTAGAATAACTCTCCAGAGTCACTCAGTGATTTTTCTCTGATATGAAACACAATGAAAAACTGAGGTTATTTTCCATGAAAAAGGGCGTGGCCCTGTCATAAGTCTCCTCACGgacagggtgccaatactttagtCTTCACGAAAACAAATCAAGACAGCAGACAAAGATGAAGCTGTTTTTTCTGTTACTGCGTCTTAAATATCAGTGTATCAGCTCTGGAGTGCGTTTACAACATTAACATACAAAACATCCACAGCCACGACTCAACACTGCAGCTGGgtgaaccgtgtgtgtgtgtgtgtgtgttatttttagAATTCCATAAACACAGCATTACAGAGAGACATCACCCACCCTTTTACCAGATAAGAGCAGGAGGAACTTTGGGATTACACTGAGGTATTTATAAACTTCTGGTACAGATTAtttcctgcgtgtgtgtgtgtgtgtgtcgcatgCAGGAGCTCATCAGAGTTTAAACagaaggaagagaaaaaaaaaatcaaactgaaTGAAGTGTTAAAACTCTGCAGTTCAGTCTGAAAGTGAAACCATGTGTGAGGACAGAATGAAGACAGCAGCGCCACCTGGTGGAGCAGGAACTCACAGCAGGAAGTGCACTTACCTCAAGTGTGCACTCCAGAGTGTCCCTACCTCAGCATGGCGCTGAGTTCACTCAGACCGCGACCGAAAGGATCAAAACCCCGTTTCTCAGGTGCGCGCGTGCGTGCTGTCGTTTTGAACCCATGCTGCAGCAGTAAAGCGAGAGCAGAAACAAATCGTATCTTCAGTTCTGGTGTTTATTTCTCATTCAGCAGAAAATCAGTTGAACTCTGCAGCTTCACCTCCTCAGTTTTATTACAATAAACAACTCCGTGTGTGACGCTGTGTTTATTTCACACCACACACTGTACACTTTCGCTTCTGATAGTACACAAGACCACACCCCCCAGGCCACACCCCCAGATGAAGACCCTGGAGTGAGGTCAGTGATGTCCTGCGAGTGTGAAGAGTAACACAgattcagtggtgtgtgtgtgtgtgtgtgtgtgtgtgtgtacagtgtcagTGCTGCAGGTGTTTGAGGCTCTGCAGTGCGTCTGCGCAGGCACGGATCAGACTGCACAGCTGCACGCAGGACTCGAGGGAGACGGCCGTCTGCAGCTCCTGTGTGGCCCAACGCAGCTTCTGCAGCACAACGTCCTGTGCGTCCACAGCAGCCtggtgatgaggaggaggaggacgacgAGGAAGAGCGACAGAGCTGGAGAGACCACTCAGGTTCTGCAACGGGGGGGAGGATGGAGCAGGAAGGGGGCGAGGCTGAGGAGGAGGTGGAGGCAGGGCTCTGAGCCCAGACGCTGCTCCTTCGCAGTGCTCTGGTCTGCTGCTGGGTGGGGCTTCTGGTACGGTGGGTGTGGCTTCATTGGCATTGAGGGGGTGATGATTGGCGAGTTGACGCTCTCGTACCTGAGACCGAGCCGCCTGAGCGTTcagagctgacacacacacacacacacacagagagagaagcaGCACTGTGTTTAAACTGGACTTTATGTAACAGATCACTTCCTGTGTGTCAGTGCAGAGTGCGAGTCCCTAATCTATACTTCACACCTCATCACCTCCCCTCATTCAGAACATAATCACAGTGTGATGTTACACACTTCTAAGTGAAGAGGGAAAGTCGACAAGGCTGTCTTTATAACAGGATCGAGACgaggcacaaaaaaaaacaaaaacaaaaaaagtagcTTCACGTACCAGGATTGTCCTTATCGATGTCCGAGTCGAGTTCCTGACAGGCCACACAGTAATTCTTCTTCTGTTTATCCTGGAGCAGAATTGTCTAtagaaaacaaacacacaccttCATTACTGAGTATTGCACATCCACTCATTTGTTATGTGTGTGTTTAAAACTTCAGTAAAAACgcctctctccctgaccacagaGCCCAGTCCCTCCTGCAGCACGCCTCAAGACTTTCCCACTGCTGCTACTGACTTTCAGTTGGTCACACAGCATATGATTTGGTCAGAGCCCTTTTTTCCATTCCGTTGATGTACTGAAGTTCTTTGTGATATTTATTTCACACTGATGGAAAAGGTCTCTGTTGTAAATGTCTCAGTCTTGGTTACACTTCCTGTGAACGTTGTAATCGTGAATAAATCACTGTGGTGTGAGTGAATAACGCACTCCAGACTGTGCTGTTATCCTAAATAATCCATGTTGTGTTCTATtctcagatgtgagtagggagtcaaactctcgcatttACCAGAGGACACCCCCCCATTGTAACCCCAGCTGCATAATCGGAGGATCAGCGACGCCCAATGCACCTTCAagtcctggttagtactgggacaggagcctGCCTGAGAATACtgggtcctggcacaggagggacacAGAAACCAGACAACTTGCACTTGTTATTTAATTTGTGTTTCACAATTTagaaaaagagagacaggtttaaggccaatttatgctgacaacccagtcctcgcagatggcgtctgtgtagccccccccttcgcagacgctctgcgcgcacctcccaaaaattgtgaccaccgcagaagcctcgcagacagcgtcgcagacaagagggctctgattggtccactctacatccgctgtacacgcacttccgcttccctactttcccggtttgttttgttttcacgaccggcatttttaaaaacacgagcgaagacggagcagcatgaagagcggttgatcgaggaagtacgtacatctatacgactccagttctagtcattataagtaaccggaggataaacactccactaaccacacccaccaactactcctcgcGATtttgcgatttcgcgcccccttgtgttgtggcggtgaataacatcgtgcacgtctATTAGTCccagctcaacgataaattacaactgtctgcgaaaagcaatCTGCGAAagtcttgttgcaagagcatgcagaggcccttacgttGCTGCCTTTTTCTTCTTCACTGTACACTTCCACACACACAGCTTCATGCAACAGGGACAGACACGTTTCTGATATGTCACACAAGCTGAATGTATGTGCAGTAATACCATGCCTGACCTACTGCTTTCACACACGCAGTCGATGCGCACGTCTGCACAGACACACAATTCTGGTGGTGATGAGGAAAAGGTGTTTCATGCTCACTGTGTGCAGAACCATCATCATTTCACACAAATGTGACCACATGAGATTTTAACTCgtttgctcaaaaaaaaaaagtgtaactgtAACATACACTATACAGCCAAAAGTATATGCACCCCCTGACAATCACACCcagctgtgcaggacactcgagctcgcccacaccatgtcttcatggagctcgctgtgTGCCCAGGGCGTCGTCCTGCTGGAGCAGGTCTGGACTCTTGgtgccagtgaagggaaactgtaatgctacagagTTGTTCGATTCAACTGTGTGCTTTAAATTTTATGGAACAACCACATACAGGTGCACATATTTTTGGCTATAgtgtataatctctccagcacgtCCAGATAAAGTGCCCAGCCATGAGAGCAGTGAAGCATTTTCTTTGGTTACACACCCCGCAGGTGTCGCAGCAGTCGCTCAGCATCTTGTAGCCCTTCAGTAAATAATCTCCCATCAGTTTACTGATCTTATCCTGACGCTCCCTTCGAGCCTGGAACACCTTCAGCTCCGCCTCACTGGGCGGCTCCCACTCaaactcctcctcctctgcgaacacacacacaagattcagttcatgttcactcaaATCATTCAATTAAGGAGCAGTGACGTCACTGTTAGCATGCAGGTTAATCTCATTATGCAGCACGAGCTTTATTATTTTAACTACAGCTAATTAGCTAATATCTAATCATGCGGCATTTTGTAAAGCTTAATTCTAGAACACTAACACAATATTCCTCAATATTAACCCATTCCCATGCTGGTGTTTAACTCCAGAGGAGAAACTCCTCACTCCCACACTGCACATCTGTTTATTCCTCTGAGGGTTAGCACGCCGTTAGCCTGCCGTTAGCCTGCTCACTCCGAGCTCACGTGGAGTTTGTGATGAAGTTAAAAAGCGCATTAATGAGGAATAAACCTGCTAAAGTCTGAAAGGTGAGAGCTTCTCCCGCACTGTACCTGCGTTCAGCGCCATGCTGCTCAATACACACACCAACAACGCGCTAAACCCCGCCCACGTCCgccctcttcttcttctgggtttatggcggttggcatggCAGCTTAcagatgcattactgccacctactggattggagtgtggaacagaagcTTGACAGGAAAAAAACTGATGTGTTCTCTGTTAcacctcatttca
Coding sequences within:
- the znrd2 gene encoding protein ZNRD2; this translates as MALNAEEEEFEWEPPSEAELKVFQARRERQDKISKLMGDYLLKGYKMLSDCCDTCGTILLQDKQKKNYCVACQELDSDIDKDNPALNAQAARSQVRERQLANHHPLNANEATPTVPEAPPSSRPEHCEGAASGLRALPPPPPQPRPLPAPSSPPLQNLSGLSSSVALPRRPPPPHHQAAVDAQDVVLQKLRWATQELQTAVSLESCVQLCSLIRACADALQSLKHLQH